Proteins co-encoded in one Glandiceps talaboti chromosome 22, keGlaTala1.1, whole genome shotgun sequence genomic window:
- the LOC144452305 gene encoding LOW QUALITY PROTEIN: glutamyl aminopeptidase-like (The sequence of the model RefSeq protein was modified relative to this genomic sequence to represent the inferred CDS: inserted 2 bases in 1 codon), with the protein MGEKIHVKKSTVYLFIFLAICSIIAAGLLAGLLPEKCKSTGTPTVEGPFVSKPTXASTVPAVTTTTEGQPTTTVAPDECKDQSGSDPWYAIRLPKNVRPIQFNLTLWPNTTTENFQGWETITVNITESTKYLIIHFRPDEMTISDTKITDESGQVFDIQNEFAYTCNQYYVVAMQNELNPGIYLWYMKFTGTLVGRIVGLYKSTYKTDAGETRSLSTSKFQPTDSRRAFPNFDEPEFKARYVTTLIHDGDHHAMSNMDPEERILRSDGYYETHFPITVPMSSYLTAYIVSDFVNTNTTFYSAVLNETKPFRIWTHKDQLHQTEEALDKGKIMHEYFENDWFGVEYPMPKSDMVAVPDYPSGATEHWGIITYRETNLLYEPGVSSESNHQRVITVIAHELAHLWFGNLATCLWWNDLWLNEGFASYLEYHGMNRVYPDWLMYDQFLTSDLFYAMTQDQIVNSHPIVQPLEHPDQINEVFDSITYSKGSSIIRMLESIMGEGPFRSGIKKFMQRYKFGSVTTPDLWATLNEDSDFDVPKVMDTWTLQMGYPVVTLEKFHNHKGEDKVRLTQTRFLIDPDATDTTTSPYNYEWYINFDFLSENGEYESLWMDRGQAVFDWPSDGSTWIKGNVNQTGVYRVNYDADMWKALADQLSTDHVAFTAGNRAGLLNDAFNLARANYLSYSLALDLSKYLSEEEDYVPWQTISTLFNELSVLLYHRPVYGLWRQYVRTQVENIYDILQFEDEGEHIEKYLRGTILSLACGSGYTDCLNNASTYFDMFVDEKNADNIPSDFRDLVYKYGIGEGGKTEWELMLQLYLDEQQANERTRLMRGLAQTQQVWLISRYLDYCWNETYVKKQDFFTVLNYLAANPVANPVVWDWVRTNWQNMIDEFQLNNRLFGRLIPGVTSTFTTELQLQEMHALFEKYPDAGAGAAGRQQALERVQSNINWLKRYEEEITTWLEANVQ; encoded by the exons ATGGGGGAGAAGATCCATGTAAAGAAGTCTACCGTCTACTTGTTCATATTCCTAGCGATTTGTTCTATCATTGCCGCTGGATTACTAGCAGGCCTTCTACCGGAAAAATGCAAGAGTACTGGAACACCAACAGTGGAGGGCCCTTTTGTTAGTAAACCAAC AGCTTCTACGGTCCCAGCGGTCACAACAACTACGGAGGGACAACCCACCACGACTGTTGCACCCGACGAATGCAAAGATCAGAGCGGGTCTGATCCATGGTACGCAATAAGATTACCGAAGAACGTCCGACCGATTCAGTTCAATCTAACACTGTGGCCAAACACTACAACAGAGAACTTCCAAGGATGGGAAACAATCACAGTAAACATTACAGAAAGTACgaaatatttgataattcaCTTTCGACCCGATGAAATGACGATCAGCGATACTAAAATTACTGACGAGAGTGGGCAGGTGTTCGACATACAGAACGAGTTTGCCTATACGTGCAACCAGTACTATGTGGTCGCCATGCAAAATGAACTCAATCCGGGAATTTACCTTTGGTACATGAAGTTTACAGGAACTTTGGTGGGAAGGATTGTTGGGCTTTATAAAAGTACATATAAAACAGATGCAGGTGAAACAAG GTCGTTGTCGACCAGTAAATTCCAACCGACTGATTCCCGCCGGGCATTCCCTAATTTTGACGAACCTGAGTTCAAAGCACGGTATGTGACAACATTGATACATGATGGAGACCATCATGCGATGTCTAACATGGACCCTGAG GAAAGGATTCTTCGATCTGATGGGTACTACGAGACACACTTCCCTATCACAGTACCAATGAGTTCTTATCTCACAGCCTATATTGTCAGTGACTTTGTCAACACCAACACTACCTTTTATAGTGCGGTCTTAAATGAAACTAAACCG TTTCGTATCTGGACTCATAAGGATCAGTTACACCAAACTGAAGAAGCCCTAGATAAGGGCAAAATCATGCATGAATACTTCGAAAATGACTGGTTCGGTGTTGAGTATCCAATGCCAAAATCAG ACATGGTGGCTGTTCCCGACTATCCGTCTGGAGCCACGGAGCATTGGGGTATTATTACGTACAGAGAAACAAACTTACTGTACGAGCCTGGCGTATCATCAGAGAGTAACCATCAACGTGTTATCACTGTTATTGCCCATGAGTTGGCTCACTTG TGGTTCGGTAACCTGGCAACGTGTCTCTGGTGGAATGACCTTTGGCTGAACGAAGGCTTTGCAAGTTACTTGGAATACCATGGAATGAACAGAGTCTACCCTGATTGGTTAATG TATGATCAAttcttgacctctgacctcttcTACGCTATGACGCAAGACCAGATCGTCAATTCGCATCCAATTGTCCAACCCCTGGAACATCCCGACCAAATCAACGAGGTATTTGATTCAATAACATATAGCAAG GGATCTTCTATCATTCGTATGTTGGAATCCATTATGGGAGAAGGACCTTTCAGATCGGGTATCAAA AAATTCATGCAGAGATATAAATTTGGATCCGTGACAACTCCAGATCTGTGGGCTACTTTAAATGAG GATTCAGACTTCGACGTTCCTAAAGTGATGGACACGTGGACTTTACAGATGGGTTACCCAGTGGTTACTTTGGAGAAATTCCATAACCATAAAGGGGAAGACAAAGTAAGACTGACTCAGACACGTTTCTTGATTGACCCGGATGCAACTGATACCACGACGTCACCATACAA TTATGAATGGTATATTAACTTTGATTTCCTATCAGAAAACGGTGAATACGAATCACTTTGGATGGACCGAGGACAAG CTGTCTTTGATTGGCCCAGCGATGGATCAACATGGATTAAAGGAAACGTCAATCAAACTGGTGTCTACCGTGTCAACTATGACGCCGACATGTGGAAAGCACTTGCTGACCAATTATCAACAGACCATGTG GCTTTCACTGCTGGTAACAGAGCTGGTCTATTAAATGATGCGTTTAATCTTGCAAG AGCCAATTACCTTTCCTATAGCCTAGCATTAGATCTATCTAAATACCTATCTGAAGAGGAAGACTATGTTCCATGGCAGACTATATCAACTCTCTTCAACGAACTTAGCGTTCTTCTCTATCACAGACCCGTGTACGGATTGTGGAGG CAATACGTGCGTACTCAAGTAGagaatatatatgatatactcCAGTTTGAAGATGAAGGCGAGCACATAGAGAA GTATCTTCGAGGCACCATTTTATCGTTGGCTTGTGGTAGTGGTTACACGGACTGTTTGAATAACGCGTCAACATACTTTGATATGTTTGTTGACGAAAAGAACGCTGACAA TATTCCGAGTGATTTCCGTGATTTGGTGTACAAATACGGTATAGGTGAGGGTGGAAAGACGGAATGGGAATTGATGCTACAACTATATTTGGATGAACAGCAGGCGAATGAGAGAACTCGATTAATGCGAGGACTTGCACAAACTCAACAAGTATGGCTGATTTCAAG ATACTTAGATTACTGCTGGAATGAAACATACGTAAAGAAACAAGACTTCTTCACTGTACTTAACTACCTTGCCGCCAACCCTGTAGCTAATCCAGTGGTATGGGATTGGGTGCGAACCAACTGGCAAAATATGATTGACGA ATTTCAGTTGAACAATAGATTATTTGGTCGTTTGATTCCTGGTGTTACAAGTACGTTCACTACTGAGTTGCAGCTACAAGAG ATGCATGCACTATTCGAAAAATATCCTGATGCTGGGGCCGGCGCAGCAGGTCGACAACAGGCCCTGGAACGTGTACAAAGTAACATCAATTGGTTGAAGAGATACGAAGAGGAGATTACAACTTGGCTTGAGGCAAATGTTCagtaa